One window of Halichondria panicea chromosome 7, odHalPani1.1, whole genome shotgun sequence genomic DNA carries:
- the LOC135338113 gene encoding uncharacterized protein LOC135338113 isoform X2 — MNSRYTTAHGLHCTALVLLDWTTQLVGTRWRVVLVISRIMTSRTVITISQREFLYWINNHKKRHTSSHCDTVPRARTKKLSTRRKLRQASGFNVFSKEFHKQQDLKGKTLSDKSKLMAEAWRKISTADKEKYNAVANDIEGSNEEEDEEELTPEKKRQLIVRVAKRHQGDANLLQSLGCEMATMMFVDKKVLSVGTTDGKKFLQSHPAILSSFSSYFLYDDLS, encoded by the exons ATGAACTCAAGATATACCACAGCACACGgtttgcactgcactgcactagtACTACTGGACTGGACAACACAGCTGGTTGGTACAAGGTGGAGAGTAGTGCTAGTGATCAGTAGAATCATGACTTCCCGAACAGTGATCACAATATCCCAGAGAGAATTTCTT tattggATAAACAATCACAAGAAACGGCACACCAGCTCTCATTGTGACACTGTTCCTCGTGCTAGAACTAAAAAGCTGTCCACACGTAGGAAATTAAGGCAGGCCTCTGGCTTTAATGTCTTCAGTAAAGAGTTTCACAAACAACAAG ATCTCAAAGGGAAGACTCTCTCAGATAAATCAAAATTGATGGCAGAGGCTTGGAGAAAAATCAGCACTGCTGATAAGGAAAAGTACAATGCAGTAGCAAACGATATTGAGGGTAGCAATGAGGAGGAGGATGAGGAGGAACTAACGCCCGAAAAAAAGAGGCAGCTCATTGTTCGGGTTGCTAAGAGACATCAGGGAGAT GCCAATCTGCTGCAATCACTTGGTTGTGAGATGGCTACAATGATGTTTGTTGATAAAAAGGTTTTAAGTGTGGGAACCACAGATGGGAAAAAATTTCTTCAATCTCACCCTGCAATCCTGTCATCCTTCAGCTCCTACTTTCTGTATG ATGACCTGTCCTAG
- the LOC135338104 gene encoding uncharacterized protein LOC135338104 has translation MLILPSRRQPLLQLLMWVLLQYNYFKIWNDLQKSTGMKNGAGFIDRVSHSISTENGAQTLTKRKEVETHISARIPQLERPRLNPSMENEVGPPSMHLRLPPKTEASDNEVGPPSMHLRLPPKTEASDNKVGPPSMHLRLPPKAEASDNEVGPPSMHLRLPPKTEASDNKVGPPSMHLRLPPKAEASDNEVGPPSMHLRLPPKTEASDNEVGPPSMHLRLPPKAEASDNEVGPPSMHLRLPPKAEASDNEVGPPSMHLRLPPKAEASDNEVGPPSMHLRLPPKTEASDNEVGPPSMHLRLPPKAEASDNEVGPPSMHLRLPPKAEASDNEVGPPSMHLRLPPKTEASDNEVGPPSMHLRLPPKAEASDNEVGPPSMHLRLPPKAEASDNEVGPPSMHLRLPPKAEASDNEVGPPSMHLRLPPKAEASDNEVGPPSMHLRLPPKTEASGNEVGPLSMHLALPPKAEVSGNCDSGYSSIASTPMSGSRRLL, from the coding sequence ATGCTGATACTCCCAAGCCGAAGGCAACCGTTGCTCCAACTTCTGATGTGGGTGTTACTACAGTACAATTACTTTAAGATCTGGAATGATTTGCAAAAATCAACTGGTATGAAAAACGGAGCAGGGTTTATTGACAGGGTTTCCCACTCAATCTCAACCGAAAATGGAGCACAAACATTGACTAAGAGGAAGGAAGTTGAAACACATATCTCAGCAAGAATACCACAGCTTGAAAGACCTCGTTTGAATCCATCTATGGAAAATGAGGTTGGGCCTCCTTCCATGCACCTCCGTCTTCCCCCTAAAACTGAAGCATCAGACAATGAAGTTGGACCTCCTTCCATGCACCTCCGTCTCCCTCCTAAAACTGAAGCATCAGACAATAAGGTTGGACCTCCTTCCATGCACCTCCGTCTCCCCCCTAAAGCTGAAGCATCAGACAATGAGGTTGGACCTCCTTCCATGCACCTCCGTCTCCCTCCTAAAACTGAAGCATCAGACAATAAGGTTGGACCTCCTTCCATGCACCTCCGTCTCCCCCCTAAAGCTGAAGCATCAGACAATGAGGTTGGACCTCCTTCCATGCACCTCCGTCTCCCCCCTAAAACTGAAGCATCAGACAATGAGGTTGGGCCTCCTTCCATGCACCTCCGTCTCCCCCCTAAAGCTGAAGCATCAGACAATGAAGTTGGACCTCCTTCCATGCACCTCCGTCTCCCCCCTAAAGCTGAAGCATCAGACAATGAAGTTGGACCTCCTTCCATGCACCTCCGTCTCCCCCCTAAAGCTGAAGCATCAGACAATGAGGTTGGACCTCCTTCCATGCACCTCCGTCTCCCCCCTAAAACTGAAGCATCAGACAATGAGGTTGGGCCTCCTTCCATGCACCTCCGTCTCCCCCCTAAAGCTGAAGCATCAGACAATGAAGTTGGACCTCCTTCCATGCACCTCCGTCTCCCCCCTAAAGCTGAAGCATCAGACAATGAGGTTGGACCTCCTTCCATGCACCTCCGTCTCCCCCCTAAAACTGAAGCATCAGACAATGAGGTTGGGCCTCCTTCCATGCACCTCCGTCTCCCCCCTAAAGCTGAAGCATCAGACAATGAAGTTGGACCTCCTTCCATGCACCTCCGTCTCCCCCCTAAAGCTGAAGCATCAGACAATGAGGTTGGACCTCCTTCCATGCACCTCCGTCTCCCCCCTAAAGCTGAAGCATCAGACAATGAGGTTGGACCTCCTTCCATGCACCTCCGTCTCCCCCCTAAAGCTGAAGCATCAGACAATGAGGTTGGACCTCCTTCCATGCACCTCCGTCTCCCCCCTAAAACTGAAGCATCAGGCAATGAGGTTGGACCTCTATCCATGCACCTCGCACTGCCCCCTAAAGCTGAAGTATCAGGCAATTGTGATAGCGGATACTCAAGCATTGCAAGTACCCCTATGTCTGGATCTCGTCGATTGCTGTAA
- the LOC135338113 gene encoding uncharacterized protein LOC135338113 isoform X3 translates to MQFCSHIKQSCMPSSLYQPLQLIKYWINNHKKRHTSSHCDTVPRARTKKLSTRRKLRQASGFNVFSKEFHKQQDLKGKTLSDKSKLMAEAWRKISTADKEKYNAVANDIEGSNEEEDEEELTPEKKRQLIVRVAKRHQGDANLLQSLGCEMATMMFVDKKVLSVGTTDGKKFLQSHPAILSSFSSYFLYDDLS, encoded by the exons ATGCAGTTTTGCTCGCACATTAAAcagagttgcatgccctcttctctttatcagCCCTTGCAGCTAATTAAG tattggATAAACAATCACAAGAAACGGCACACCAGCTCTCATTGTGACACTGTTCCTCGTGCTAGAACTAAAAAGCTGTCCACACGTAGGAAATTAAGGCAGGCCTCTGGCTTTAATGTCTTCAGTAAAGAGTTTCACAAACAACAAG ATCTCAAAGGGAAGACTCTCTCAGATAAATCAAAATTGATGGCAGAGGCTTGGAGAAAAATCAGCACTGCTGATAAGGAAAAGTACAATGCAGTAGCAAACGATATTGAGGGTAGCAATGAGGAGGAGGATGAGGAGGAACTAACGCCCGAAAAAAAGAGGCAGCTCATTGTTCGGGTTGCTAAGAGACATCAGGGAGAT GCCAATCTGCTGCAATCACTTGGTTGTGAGATGGCTACAATGATGTTTGTTGATAAAAAGGTTTTAAGTGTGGGAACCACAGATGGGAAAAAATTTCTTCAATCTCACCCTGCAATCCTGTCATCCTTCAGCTCCTACTTTCTGTATG ATGACCTGTCCTAG
- the LOC135338108 gene encoding uncharacterized protein LOC135338108 yields MNSKGVEAKFEQTIADPTFEILTDLYVPLVQKIVVRATTHDFDFLYEGMDPNMPVTVDPGAKEFVIPEVKSWSELMGETEFFPCKWLQDTSDVMVRSPALTGGISTAKIPVHRVNKPVPVRSTPVTVKASKNRKAQKIYTPAVHPTQDVVNAPTTSARVNTQAVATGGAQWMHGLEDSYSSVGMSRDGTTIKQPSLHIHGQITQLIAGKEFGPPLSLSMHLRLPPKEESSYDHDSGCSSLARTPMFGSRESSIAAAKDKDDSSSIFSDSGVSTASNENKGKKIETHILAGGGIGYLGCNHEVVELRRDGKKGLRVKLHNHLLPDKNLASECIAMS; encoded by the coding sequence ATGAATAGTAAAGGTGTTGAAGCTAAGTTTGAGCAAACCATTGCTGATCCTACCTTTGAAATACTAACAGACTTGTATGTACCTCTTGTACAGAAGATAGTAGTGAGAGCAACTACAcatgattttgattttctCTATGAAGGTATGGACCCAAACATGCCAGTCACTGTTGACCCAGGTGCTAAAGAATTTGTTATACCAGAAGTGAAATCTTGGTCTGAGCTTATGGGGGAAACTGAATTCTTTCCTTGCAAGTGGCTACAAGATACTAGCGATGTGATGGTCAGATCTCCAGCTCTCACTGGTGGCATTTCAACTGCTAAAATTCCTGTCCATCGAGTGAACAAGCCTGTACCTGTCCGATCAACGCCGGTTACGGTGAAAGCATCAAAGAATCGAAAAGCTCAGAAAATATATACTCCTGCTGTACATCCAACACAGGATGTAGTTAATGCACCAACAACTAGCGCTCGTGTAAACACGCAAGCTGTCGCAACCGGTGGAGCACAGTGGATGCATGGACTGGAAGATTCTTACTCAAGTGTTGGAATGTCAAGAGATGGGACAACAATTAAACAACCATCACTACATATTCACGGACAAATAACACAGCTTATTGCTGGGAAAGAGTTTGGGCCTCCTTTGAGTCTATCCATGCATCTCCGTCTGCCCCCTAAAGAGGAATCATCATACGATCATGATAGCGGATGCTCAAGCCTTGCAAGGACCCCTATGTTTGGATCTCGTGAATCATCGATTGCGGCTGCaaaagacaaagatgattcatCCTCTATATTTTCTGATAGTGGTGTTAGCACTGCTTCAAACGAAAATAAGGGGAAGAAAATTGAAACACACATCTTAGCAGGAGGTGGCATTGGATATCTTGGTTGCAATCATGAGGTGGTGGAGCTAAGACGTGATGGGAAGAAAGGACTACGAGTGAAACTGCATAATCATTTACTTCCAGACAAAAATCTAGCTAGTGAGTGTATTGCTATGTCCTGA
- the LOC135338094 gene encoding uncharacterized protein LOC135338094, with translation MLSTKAEVCDMDEYKDGLAFRFKMPKKDLSLRGVSIEDGVPTLLFSVAKKVPSIQEEEVAMCIRLSQENKRPEFSYNGFLPDHPLAGTGRQFKNYKPLYTRRTSIGETLAEIDWQMKCLMVGVRSDKNKEKFWSWTEKSNVDGLASFENFERDPSKDGGVYMKCKRVSICEDANQILFEGEPEMAINSVKYPAYSRYITEHFDSVAYYDEPLFLKMKEYIKLILAVEWLKEKGVHFSQNWIQEHTAPTYDPPKSLQVELSAEETNSLKEEELKEEAKKEVLQGLSQFKYIRVPEEPTVTVNSKGFEITLKQTIDFFHVPLVQKIVVRATTHDFDFLYEGIDPNMPVTLNPDTKETIIPEVKSWSELMGETEFFPCKWLQDPSNVMVRSPALTGGISTTNIPVHRVNKSAPVRSTPVTVKASKNLKAQKIHTSAVPTQNVVNAPSSSALVNRPAIATGGAQWVHGRKDASSSVGMSRDGITIKQSSIHVHGQITQLIDGREVGPRLSLPMHLRLPPKPEASDNEVGPPSMHLRLPPKAEASDNEVGPPPSKHLRLSPKAEASDNKVGPPSMHLRLRPKAKASDNEVGPPPSMHLRLRPKAKASDNKVGPPSMHLRLPPKPKASDNEVGPPSMHLHLPPKAEASDNEVGPPPSKHLRLSPKAEASDNKVGPPSMHLRLRPKAKASDNKVGPPSMHLRLRPKAKASDNKVGPPSMHLRLRPKAKASDNEVGPPSMHLRLRPKS, from the coding sequence ATGTTATCTACAAAAGCTGAAGTCTGCGATATGGATGAGTACAAAGATGGTCTCGCCTTCCGATTTAAAATGCCCAAAAAGGACCTATCTTTGAGAGGTGTTAGCATTGAAGACGGTGTGCCTACGCTGCTTTTCAGTGTTGCTAAGAAAGTACCAAGTATTCAGGAAGAAGAAGTGGCTATGTGTATTCGTCTGAGCCAAGAAAATAAGCGTCCCGAGTTCTCCTACAACGGGTTTCTCCCTGACCACCCTCTTGCAGGAACTGGCCGACAATTCAAGAATTACAAGCCACTCTACACGAGACGCACTTCTATCGGAGAAACTCTTGCTGAAATTGACTGGCAAATGAAGTGCCTAATGGTTGGTGTCCGTAGTGACAAGAATAAGGAGAAATTCTGGTCATGGACTGAAAAAAGCAATGTTGATGGTTTGGCAAGTTTCGAAAACTTTGAACGTGATCCTTCAAAGGATGGTGGTGTGTACATGAAATGCAAGCGAGTATCTATTTGTGAAGATGCAAACCAGATTCTCTTTGAAGGAGAACCAGAAATGGCAATTAATTCTGTGAAATATCCAGCATATTCACGTTACATCACAGAACATTTTGATTCAGTTGCATACTATGACGAGCCACTTTTTCTCAAAATGAAGGAGTACATAAAGCTTATTCTTGCTGTTGAGTGGCTGAAAGAAAAAGGAGTTCACTTTAGTCAGAACTGGATACAAGAGCATACAGCACCCACGTACGATCCCCCCAAGTCGTTACAAGTGGAACTCTCAGCTGAAGAAACCAACTCGTTAAAAGAAGAGGAGCTAAAAGAAGAGGCAAAGAAGGAAGTGTTGCAAGGCCTCTCCCAATTCAAGTACATACGAGTCCCTGAAGAACCCACAGTGACGGTGAATAGCAAGGGTTTTGAAATCACGTTGAAGCAAACGATTGATTTTTTTCATGTACCTCTTGTGCAGAAGATAGTAGTGAGAGCTACTACAcatgattttgattttctCTACGAAGGTATAGACCCAAACATGCCTGTCACCCTTAACCCAGACACTAAAGAAACTATTATACCAGAAGTGAAATCTTGGTCTGAGCTTATGGGGGAAACTGAATTCTTTCCTTGcaaatggctacaagatcCTAGCAATGTGATGGTCAGATCTCCAGCTCTCACTGGTGGCATTTCAACTACTAATATTCCTGTCCATCGAGTGAACAAGTCTGCACCTGTCCGATCAACGCCAGTTACAGTGAAAGCATCAAAGAATCTAAAAGCTCAGAAAATACATACTTCTGCTGTACCAACACAGAATGTAGTTAATGCACCATCAAGTAGTGCTCTTGTTAACAGGCCAGCTATTGCAACAGGTGGAGCACAGTGGGTGCATGGACGGAAAGATGCTAGCTCAAGTGTTGGAATGTCAAGAGATGGAATAACAATTAAACAATCATCAATACACGTTCACGGACAAATAACACAGCTCATTGACGGGAGGGAGGTTGGGCCTCGTTTGAGTTTACCCATGCACCTCCGTCTCCCCCCTAAACCTGAAGCATCAGATAATGAGGTCGGGCCTCCTTCCATGCACCTCCGTCTCCCCCCTAAAGCTGAAGCATCAGACAATGAGGTTGGACCACCTCCATCCAAGCACCTCCGTCTCTCCCCTAAAGCTGAAGCATCAGACAATAAGGTCGGGCCTCCTTCCATGCACCTCCGTCTCCGCCCTAAAGCTAAAGCATCAGACAATGAGGTTGGACCACCTCCTTCCATGCACCTCCGTCTCCGCCCTAAAGCTAAAGCATCAGACAATAAGGTCGGGCCTCCTTCCATGCACCTCCGTCTCCCCCCTAAACCTAAAGCATCAGACAATGAGGTCGGGCCTCCTTCCATGCACCTCCATCTCCCCCCTAAAGCTGAAGCATCAGACAATGAGGTTGGACCACCTCCATCCAAGCACCTCCGTCTCTCCCCTAAAGCTGAAGCATCAGACAATAAGGTCGGGCCTCCTTCCATGCACCTCCGTCTCCGCCCTAAAGCTAAAGCATCAGACAATAAGGTCGGGCCTCCTTCCATGCACCTCCGTCTCCGCCCTAAAGCTAAAGCATCAGACAATAAGGTCGGGCCTCCTTCCATGCACCTCCGTCTCCGCCCTAAAGCTAAAGCATCAGACAATGAGGTCGGGCCTCCTTCCATGCACCTCCGTCTCCGTCCTAAATCGTGA
- the LOC135338096 gene encoding uncharacterized protein LOC135338096: MSCSKMRSFTHADECKYSDGVAFLFKFSMGANLALRSVDFKNGVPRFHFEPSQNVPMLTEEDVAVIVKLCLEKKRPGFFYEGFHPFHPFSNKGRLFKGYSPRWLRGTSVGELLAEADWSMKCIHVGVKSDKEKKKFSAWNETSNLRGLRTREDFPEDCPGDTIIMSCQSVDVDKRNDELFFVAEPKMRIDCVRDGHNLEYSKYITEIFDSVAYHDEPKFLKIKEIIKLVLAVEWLKEKLDEKNIKFSQVWIDEHLQKRKQRPTERIQVTVPPQEAQRLMNEIVEAKMDKQLAMPNLSRLNKKVSKTGFEVGTTANVLGYNIPVACRASFNDYNYLFDGQDPNQPTKFGLDKDTGKLILGPRPNVKSWNELYSQTVPQPCTAPYTADGFIGPAITGGVSTSSFKTNQVRHEHTTQTKEDVVVSADESLEMRYAGTPKPKATVAPPSDVGVTTAQSELRNRLRESAGIKNAVGYADKVSHLFLTENGAQTLTQRKEVETHTSARMPQLEEEVRLRFNPSISLPPKGEPSGDRDSGCIPSTPMSVSPEPSIAATDKDDSSPVSSDSGVITATNEDKGKKVKTRILAEKAQLEEIGPSSVDLSMPPGPKGEPSDDCDSGYSSPMSGSPEPSIAETDKDDSLSVSSDSGVITATNENGAQTLGKQVETHISAGKAQLEEVGPLSTDPPKEEPSGDCDSGYSSPMSVSPEPSIAETDKDDDMDMDIEEK, encoded by the coding sequence ATGTCTTGCTCTAAGATGAGGAGTTTTACTCATGCCGATGAGTGCAAGTACAGTGATGGCGTGGCTTTCCTATTCAAGTTTTCCATGGGGGCAAATTTGGCCCTAAGATCTGTTGACTTCAAAAACGGTGTCCCGAGATTTCATTTTGAACCATCGCAAAATGTACCTATGCTGACTGAAGAAGATGTAGCTGTCATTGTTAAACTTTGCTTAGAAAAAAAACGCCCTGGGTTCTTCTACGAAGGATTTCACCCATTTCATCCATTCTCTAATAAGGGTAGGCTCTTCAAAGGGTACAGTCCCAGGTGGCTGCGAGGTACTTCTGTTGGGGAGCTGCTAGCTGAAGCCGATTGGTCAATGAAGTGCATTCACGTGGGTGTGAAAAGTGACAAGGAAAAGAAAAAATTCTCGGCATGGAACGAAACTAGCAATCTGAGAGGGCTGAGAACTCGAGAGGATTTTCCTGAAGATTGTCCCGGTGATACCATCATTATGTCTTGCCAGTCTGTTGATGTTGACAAACGAAATGATGAGCTTTTCTTTGTGGCCGAACCCAAAATGCGGATTGACTGTGTGCGGGATGGACACAATTTGGAGTACTCAAAGTACATCACTGAGATTTTCGACAGTGTGGCGTACCACGATGAGCCAAAGTTTCTGAAAATAAAAGAAATCATCAAGCTTGTTCTCGCGGTAGAGTGGCTGAAAGAGAAACTGGATGAGAAGAACATAAAGTTCAGCCAAGTTTGGATTGATGAGCACCTTCAGAAGCGAAAGCAACGCCCAACCGAACGAATCCAAGTAACTGTCCCTCCACAAGAGGCTCAGCGCCTTATGAATGAAATCGTGGAAGCTAAGATGGATAAACAACTTGCTATGCCTAATTTGTCTAGATTGAACAAAAAAGTATCAAAGACAGGCTTTGAAGTAGGAACCACAGCAAATGTACTCGGCTATAACATTCCAGTTGCATGCAGAGCATCGTTCAATGACTACAATTACCTGTTTGATGGCCAAGATCCAAACCAGCCAACTAAGTTCGGTCTGGACAAAGACACCGGAAAACTAATACTTGGCCCCCGACCCAATGTGAAATCATGGAACGAGTTGTACAGTCAGACGGTCCCCCAACCATGCACAGCTCCTTACACTGCTGATGGTTTCATAGGCCCCGCTATAACTGGAGGTGTCTCCACAAGCAGCTTCAAAACAAATCAAGTAAGACATGAGCACACCACTCAAACGAAAGAGGATGTCGTGGTATCAGCTGATGAGAGCCTCGAGATGAGATATGCGGGCACTCCCAAGCCGAAAGCAACCGTAGCTCCACCTTCTGATGTGGGTGTTACTACGGCACAATCTGAGCTCCGGAATCGTTTGCGAGAATCAGCTGGTATAAAAAACGCAGTAGGGTATGCTGATAAGGTATCCCACTTATTCTTGACCGAAAATGGAGCACAAACATTGACTCAGAGAAAGGAAGTTGAAACACATACCTCAGCAAGAATGCCACAGCTTGAGGAAGAGGTAAGACTTCGTTTTAATCCATCCATTTCTCTGCCCCCTAAAGGAGAACCATCAGGCGATCGTGATAGCGGATGTATTCCAAGTACCCCTATGTCTGTATCTCCTGAACCATCGATCGCTGCAACAGACAAAGACGATTCATCGCCAGTATCTTCTGATAGCGGTGTTATCACTGCTACAAACGAAGATAAGGGGAAGAAAGTTAAAACACGTATCTTAGCAGAAAAAGCACAGCTGGAAGAGATAGGACCTTCATCCGTGGACCTCTCTATGCCCCCTGGCCCTAAAGGAGAACCATCAGACGATTGTGATAGTGGATACTCAAGTCCTATGTCTGGATCTCCTGAACCATCGATTGCTGAAACAGACAAAGACGATTCATTGTCAGTATCCTCTGATAGCGGTGTTATCACTGCTACAAATGAAAATGGAGCACAAACATTGGGGAAGCAAGTTGAAACACATATCTCAGCAGGAAAAGCACAGCTGGAAGAGGTAGGACCTCTATCCACGGACCCCCCTAAAGAAGAACCATCAGGCGATTGTGATAGCGGATACTCAAGTCCTATGTCTGTATCTCCTGAACCATCGATTGCTGAAACAGACAAAGACGATGATATGGATATGGATATAGAAGAAAAATAA
- the LOC135338109 gene encoding uncharacterized protein LOC135338109 codes for MSVGGPAVHQSLQLILTLSTSWYAPMYALHKGKKVLTLVYVGASLVKRLKNAQNTQHSATEDLSKLINESNGTLTESSAEQLQKQQHGLFARSQTDLSFGQRHKTFQNILHIARERRFLISTKARYADGQSIAARLAKKISSSTSTLKRTVSRFNGMRHDQFEGVAYHLPANLNWDTVSNLEELSTLEVASAGNYTIPIHLWIKVVRACNMKERATEEVKMIMEEINTVANNLKYKHSVISRHIQDIATSDSLSLFQKGCLNLLHRRLLLCESYLITFSRTVNQYHIVELPDTSLLGPDGSFFYNCQIHEHDYPSVTDIICTDSSSDDDSDVDN; via the exons ATGAGTGTGGGTGGCCCGGCTGTGCATCAGAGCTTGCAATTAATATTAACTCTCAGCACTAGTTGGTATGCACCTATGTATGCTTTGCATAAAGGGAAAAAAGTGCTAACTCTTGTATACGTAGGGGCATCGTTAGTCAAAAGGCTGAAGAACGCCCAAAACACTCAACATAGTGCAACAGAGGACTTATCAAAGCTAATCAATGAGTCAAATG GTACACTGACGGAGTCATCAGCTGAACAATTGCAGAAACAACAACACGGGCTGTTCGCAAGGAGTCAAACTGATCTGA GTTTCGGGCAACGTCACAAAACCTTTCAGAACATCCTTCATATTGCACGCGAGCGTAGGTTTTTAATATCTACCAAAGCGAGATACGCTG ATGGTCAATCGATTGCTGCACGCCTTGCAAAGAAGATATCATCAAGTACGAGTACGCTGAAACGAACAGTGAGCAGATTTAATGGTATGCGTCATGATCAATTTGAAGGAGTAGCATACCATCTGCCAGCCAATTTGAATTGGGATACAGTTTCCAATTTGGAAGAATTGTCTACGTTGGAGGTCGCGTCGGCTGGAAATTATACCATTCCCATTCATTTGTGGATAAAAGTTGTGAGAGCGTGTAATATGAAGGAAAGGGCAACGGAAGAAGTGAAGATGATAATGgaagaaattaatactgttgCCAACAACCTGAAATACAAGCATTCCGTAATAAGTCGTCATATACAGGATATCGCCACATCTGATAGTCTGTCTCTGTTTCAGAAAGGTTGCCTTAACCTTTTGCACCGAAGATTATTACTGTGTGAATCTTATTTAATTACGTTTTCCAGAACAGTTAACCAGTATCATATTGTAGAGCTACCTGATACGAGCTTATTAGGTCCAGATGGTTCATTTTTTTACAATTGTCAAATTCATGAACATGATTACCCTTCCGTTACTGATATTATTTGTACAGACAGTAGTAGTGATGATGATTCTGACGTGGACAATTGA
- the LOC135338113 gene encoding uncharacterized protein LOC135338113 isoform X1, with protein sequence MNSRYTTAHGLHCTALVLLDWTTQLVGTRWRVVLVISRIMTSRTVITISQREFLVRKFEEGMHSCGQNTLNARQAAATETGLTLNTINYWINNHKKRHTSSHCDTVPRARTKKLSTRRKLRQASGFNVFSKEFHKQQDLKGKTLSDKSKLMAEAWRKISTADKEKYNAVANDIEGSNEEEDEEELTPEKKRQLIVRVAKRHQGDANLLQSLGCEMATMMFVDKKVLSVGTTDGKKFLQSHPAILSSFSSYFLYDDLS encoded by the exons ATGAACTCAAGATATACCACAGCACACGgtttgcactgcactgcactagtACTACTGGACTGGACAACACAGCTGGTTGGTACAAGGTGGAGAGTAGTGCTAGTGATCAGTAGAATCATGACTTCCCGAACAGTGATCACAATATCCCAGAGAGAATTTCTTGTGAGGAAATTTGAAGAAGGGATGCACAGTTGTGGACAGAACACTCTGAATGCTCGACAAGCTGCTGCTACTGAGACTGGCTTGACATTAAATACTATAAAC tattggATAAACAATCACAAGAAACGGCACACCAGCTCTCATTGTGACACTGTTCCTCGTGCTAGAACTAAAAAGCTGTCCACACGTAGGAAATTAAGGCAGGCCTCTGGCTTTAATGTCTTCAGTAAAGAGTTTCACAAACAACAAG ATCTCAAAGGGAAGACTCTCTCAGATAAATCAAAATTGATGGCAGAGGCTTGGAGAAAAATCAGCACTGCTGATAAGGAAAAGTACAATGCAGTAGCAAACGATATTGAGGGTAGCAATGAGGAGGAGGATGAGGAGGAACTAACGCCCGAAAAAAAGAGGCAGCTCATTGTTCGGGTTGCTAAGAGACATCAGGGAGAT GCCAATCTGCTGCAATCACTTGGTTGTGAGATGGCTACAATGATGTTTGTTGATAAAAAGGTTTTAAGTGTGGGAACCACAGATGGGAAAAAATTTCTTCAATCTCACCCTGCAATCCTGTCATCCTTCAGCTCCTACTTTCTGTATG ATGACCTGTCCTAG